In Thermococcus sp. JdF3, a genomic segment contains:
- the cbiB gene encoding adenosylcobinamide-phosphate synthase CbiB, with amino-acid sequence MEVLTVFLLSLLWDLLIGEPPALVHPVVWFGKLAEFFDERWERKGPLPDFLAGTLTALVVLLFAIALSLLPFYLPFPLNYALAVYLLKSSFAIRSLHEHVSRAITDNIEKKRKAVSRIVSRNTETLDGVHLNSAAIESLAENLNDSVISPLFYFLLFGLPGALVYRAANTLDAMLGYRNERYEFFGKFPARLDDLLNFVPARLTVLLYLPFGGRRVLKYYRLARFKLNSDKPIAAMSAVLGVMLEKPGFYRFPGRGPVNDDIRRALKVYWLIVAEWVIIVTLLLATGVFPCLSP; translated from the coding sequence ATGGAGGTTCTGACGGTTTTTCTACTCTCCCTCCTCTGGGACCTGCTCATTGGAGAGCCGCCGGCGTTAGTCCACCCGGTTGTGTGGTTCGGTAAGCTGGCGGAGTTTTTTGACGAACGCTGGGAGCGAAAAGGTCCTCTCCCCGACTTCTTAGCCGGAACGCTGACAGCTCTGGTCGTTCTTCTCTTTGCCATTGCCCTCTCACTCCTACCGTTCTACCTTCCCTTTCCCCTTAACTACGCTCTCGCGGTTTACCTCCTCAAGAGCTCCTTCGCGATAAGGAGCCTCCACGAGCACGTTTCGAGGGCGATAACCGATAACATCGAGAAAAAGAGGAAGGCGGTGTCAAGGATAGTCAGCAGGAACACTGAGACCCTCGACGGGGTGCATCTTAACTCTGCGGCGATAGAGAGCCTCGCCGAGAACCTCAACGACTCGGTTATATCTCCACTCTTCTACTTCCTCCTCTTCGGCCTTCCAGGGGCACTGGTTTACCGCGCCGCTAATACACTCGACGCGATGCTGGGCTACAGAAACGAGCGCTACGAGTTCTTCGGCAAGTTCCCGGCGAGGCTCGACGACCTCCTCAACTTCGTCCCGGCACGCTTGACGGTTCTCCTCTACCTCCCGTTCGGCGGACGGAGGGTTTTGAAATACTACCGCCTCGCTCGCTTCAAGCTCAACTCCGACAAGCCGATTGCGGCCATGTCAGCGGTTCTTGGGGTCATGCTCGAAAAGCCCGGTTTCTACCGCTTTCCCGGAAGGGGGCCGGTCAACGACGACATAAGGCGCGCCCTGAAGGTTTACTGGCTCATAGTTGCCGAATGGGTGATTATAGTTACGCTACTCCTCGCAACGGGGGTGTTTCCATGCTTGAGCCCGTGA
- a CDS encoding uracil-DNA glycosylase family protein yields the protein MLLRFEELRKVGDVYINPKNFKVAPLFIRDWRDLLGLDEGTYGPYARTIYNPEQRFLAVDRKDEKLAKELETLYRELLRRPLRFCREEYYRYQLEVGEFDGLPFANGWPGSGVVLVGEAPGRKGCGKTGICFYRDASGMLLRKTLFQLGINPDFVYITNVLKCNPPENRLRGFGEGDLSLLQRELEILKPEAIFAVGRTAEKALKRLGYEAVYLRHPAWYVRRGVREPKGEMLEEYSVIKEAFGEWRF from the coding sequence ATGCTCCTGAGGTTTGAAGAGCTAAGAAAAGTCGGCGACGTTTACATAAACCCCAAGAACTTCAAGGTTGCACCCCTCTTTATCCGGGACTGGAGGGACCTTCTGGGCCTCGATGAGGGGACTTACGGCCCCTACGCCCGGACGATTTACAATCCGGAACAGCGTTTTCTCGCCGTGGACAGAAAAGACGAAAAGCTTGCTAAGGAGCTTGAGACCCTTTACCGGGAGCTTCTCCGTCGGCCCCTGCGGTTCTGCCGCGAGGAGTACTACCGCTACCAGCTTGAGGTGGGCGAGTTCGATGGCCTGCCATTCGCCAACGGCTGGCCAGGCTCGGGAGTGGTGCTCGTGGGGGAGGCGCCGGGAAGGAAAGGCTGCGGGAAGACAGGGATATGCTTCTACCGCGATGCCTCCGGAATGCTCCTAAGGAAGACGCTCTTCCAGCTCGGCATTAACCCTGACTTCGTCTACATCACCAACGTCCTCAAGTGCAACCCGCCGGAGAACAGGTTGAGGGGCTTCGGGGAGGGTGATCTTAGCCTCCTCCAGCGGGAGCTTGAGATCCTGAAGCCAGAGGCCATATTTGCCGTCGGCAGAACGGCGGAGAAGGCCCTGAAAAGACTTGGCTATGAGGCCGTCTACCTCCGGCACCCCGCCTGGTACGTGCGCAGGGGCGTGAGGGAACCGAAGGGGGAGATGCTGGAGGAGTACTCAGTGATAAAGGAGGCCTTCGGGGAATGGAGGTTCTGA